A window from Flavobacterium gyeonganense encodes these proteins:
- a CDS encoding SDR family oxidoreductase, whose translation MKTDFTLEGKVIIVTGATGVLGEAFVNGIAAAGGIVGVLGRNEKVANERAELIVKNGGQAIALIADVTIESDLIKARDLVLSKYGKIDGLVNAAGGNMPDAVIQSDQGIFKLNMDALQKVMNLNLFGTLLPTQVFGEVIKNNESLGSIVNISSVATEQAITKVLGYSLAKSAIDSYTKWFSVELAKRYGDKIRMNSIVPGFFLTEQNRTLLTNPDGSLTERGNLIIANTPYKRFGNPDELIGALIWLLSDASKFATGSKVTIDGGFTIFSGV comes from the coding sequence TTGAAAACAGATTTTACATTAGAAGGAAAAGTAATCATTGTTACTGGTGCCACCGGAGTTCTAGGTGAAGCCTTTGTTAACGGTATAGCTGCAGCAGGTGGTATTGTTGGTGTTTTGGGAAGAAACGAAAAAGTAGCCAATGAAAGAGCAGAATTAATTGTTAAAAACGGTGGACAAGCCATCGCTTTAATTGCAGATGTAACGATTGAAAGCGATCTGATAAAAGCACGTGACCTTGTTCTTTCAAAATACGGAAAAATTGACGGTTTGGTAAACGCTGCCGGCGGAAATATGCCGGATGCTGTAATTCAGTCAGATCAGGGTATTTTTAAACTTAATATGGATGCTTTGCAAAAAGTGATGAACCTGAATTTATTCGGAACACTTTTGCCTACTCAGGTTTTTGGAGAAGTAATCAAAAACAATGAAAGTCTTGGAAGCATCGTAAATATTTCATCTGTAGCAACTGAACAGGCTATAACAAAAGTTTTAGGATATAGTCTGGCTAAATCAGCTATTGATTCTTACACCAAATGGTTTTCTGTGGAACTGGCAAAACGATATGGGGATAAAATCAGAATGAATTCTATCGTTCCGGGTTTTTTCTTAACTGAACAAAACCGTACGTTATTGACTAATCCTGACGGAAGTTTAACAGAAAGAGGCAATTTAATCATAGCAAACACACCTTATAAACGTTTTGGAAATCCTGACGAATTAATTGGAGCTTTAATTTGGTTGCTAAGCGATGCATCAAAATTTGCAACAGGTTCAAAAGTGACTATAGATGGTGGTTTTACAATTTTTAGTGGTGTATAA
- a CDS encoding LutC/YkgG family protein, whose protein sequence is MSSKAEILKKIKQNQPDFVTDLPDLEVLGSENPNILETYKTVLKNIGGESVEVANYSEILDFMRNNYALDRRIITTIPELAEVASLDWKNDDPHTLQDVELAIVKAHFGVAENSALWVTDDLLGQRVAPFIAQYLAIVVNKIDILPMMHQAYKKIGNLEYGFGTFIAGPSKTADIEQSLVLGAHGARGLIVFLLD, encoded by the coding sequence ATGAGCAGTAAAGCAGAAATATTAAAAAAGATAAAACAAAATCAGCCCGATTTTGTGACTGATTTGCCTGATTTAGAAGTTTTAGGGTCAGAAAACCCGAATATTTTGGAAACCTATAAAACAGTTTTGAAAAACATTGGTGGAGAAAGTGTTGAAGTGGCTAATTATAGTGAAATTTTAGATTTTATGAGAAATAATTATGCGCTTGACAGAAGAATAATTACAACCATTCCCGAACTTGCCGAAGTAGCTTCGCTGGATTGGAAAAATGATGATCCTCATACACTCCAAGATGTTGAATTAGCAATTGTAAAAGCTCATTTTGGTGTCGCAGAAAACAGTGCACTCTGGGTTACGGATGATTTATTAGGGCAGAGAGTTGCTCCTTTTATTGCGCAATATTTAGCTATTGTCGTTAATAAAATTGATATATTGCCAATGATGCACCAGGCTTACAAAAAAATTGGTAATCTGGAGTACGGTTTTGGGACTTTTATTGCAGGACCTTCAAAAACAGCAGATATAGAACAATCTTTAGTGTTGGGCGCACACGGCGCAAGAGGATTAATTGTATTTTTGCTGGATTAA